CCGAAAGGAAACGCTCTCGACGCGTCACCTTCCCCTTACGACTCCAAGCCTCGGATGCGAACGACGCCTGCTTCTTCAGCTCTGTCATCCCCCTATCCCTTGGTTCTAACAAATTCATGGGGTTCTGCAGAGATTCCCTAGCCCTTGCGCACGTCCCGAAATGGAATCGCGGTGTCGATTTCCGGCTCTTTTGGCAACCCGAGTACGCGCTCACCGATGATGTTGCGCTGGATCTGATCGGTGCCGCCGCCGATGGACGTGAAGTAGGCGTTGAACGTCAGGAAGTTCGCATCTTCGGCGCGCGGATGGTCGCTGCCTTCGAAAAGACTTTGCGCACCCAGAATGGCCGTACGCACGCGCGCTTCTTCGTGGAGAATGCGAGACATCGCAAGCTTGCCCAGGCTCATCGCCGGTGACGTCGTGCCCTGCTGCAGATCGGCCTTCACGCGCGCGTTGTTGAGCGCGTTGAGTTTCTTGTAGGCGATCGCCTGCGCGATGTCCTGTCGCAGTTCGGGGTTCTCGAGCACACCGGCTTCGCGGGCCAGCGCGATGAGCACTTCTTCTTTCAGAGATTCCTTGGCTCCACTGCGCGCACCGCGGGCCGCATCCCCCAGGATCGAGCGTTCGTAGGCAAGCGCAGTCTGCAATACCTTCCAACCGGTGTTGACGTCTCCGAGAAGATTGTCCGCGGGCACGATGGCATCGGTGATGAAGACCTCGTTGAAGTGACTCTCATCGGTGATCTGTCGCAGGGGGCGCACTTCGATCCCGGGCTGCTTCATCGGCAGAAAGAAGAAGCTGATGCCCGAGTGCTTGGGCACATCCCAGTCGGTGCGCGCGATCAACATGCCGTAGTCGGCGTTGGCCGCGCCGGAGGTCCAGACCTTCTGTCCGTTGACGACGAAATGATCGCCTTTCCGATCCGCCCGGGTGCGAATGCCCGCGAGATCCGAGCCCGCATTGGGCTCGCTGTAGAGCAGACACATATTGACTTCACTCTTCAGGATCGGACCCAGAAGTTCGGCCTTGAGAGCTTCGGTGCCGCGCGCCAGCAGGGTATTGGCCCACATGCTCGAACGATCCTGACCCGCGCCCGGTGCTCGAACCGCGGCAAACTCGCGGGCGATGATCTTCGCTTGCACGGCGCTCGAACCGCGCCCAAACCACTCGACCGGCCAGGTCGGCACGGCCCATCGAGCCTCCACCACTTTGCCGAGCCAGTTCTTCAGTTCACCCGTAGCCCCCCAGAGCAGCTGCTTCCCTTCCAGCGCCTGTGCTTGCTCCGGGGACCAGTGTTCCGC
The window above is part of the bacterium genome. Proteins encoded here:
- a CDS encoding acyl-CoA dehydrogenase; translated protein: MSSENPISDDALREEVRAWLAEHWSPEQAQALEGKQLLWGATGELKNWLGKVVEARWAVPTWPVEWFGRGSSAVQAKIIAREFAAVRAPGAGQDRSSMWANTLLARGTEALKAELLGPILKSEVNMCLLYSEPNAGSDLAGIRTRADRKGDHFVVNGQKVWTSGAANADYGMLIARTDWDVPKHSGISFFFLPMKQPGIEVRPLRQITDESHFNEVFITDAIVPADNLLGDVNTGWKVLQTALAYERSILGDAARGARSGAKESLKEEVLIALAREAGVLENPELRQDIAQAIAYKKLNALNNARVKADLQQGTTSPAMSLGKLAMSRILHEEARVRTAILGAQSLFEGSDHPRAEDANFLTFNAYFTSIGGGTDQIQRNIIGERVLGLPKEPEIDTAIPFRDVRKG